In Lolium rigidum isolate FL_2022 chromosome 3, APGP_CSIRO_Lrig_0.1, whole genome shotgun sequence, the genomic window AAACCTGCCGTACCTAAAGCAGCATTTCATGACCGTGGTGTAGGTGACGGCGTTCGGGGCGTACGCGGTCCTCCCGAGCTCCCTGAGGACCATGCGGGCGTAGCCGACCCTGCCTGACCTGCACAGCCCGTTGATCATGGTGTTGTACGTGACGATGCCGACCGGGAGCCCCGCCCTCTGCAGGTACCTGAACATCCTGTAGGCGTTGCTGACGTGGCCGGACCTGAAGAGCCCGTCGAGGAGCGTGTTGTAGGTGGTGGCGCACGGCGCGACGCCTCTTCTCGGCCATGTCGGCGAACACCCGGTAGGCATCCTCGGGGTGGCCGGACCGGAAGAGGCAGTGCATGAGCGCGTTGTAGCCCCAGGCGTCGGGCGCGATGCCCGCCTggagcatttcgtcgaacaggtcgAGGGCGCGCACCGTGAGCCCGCCCCTGGCGGCGCCGGCGATGAGGGAGTTGTAGGTGACGGCGTCGGCGCCCACCCCGGCCTCCCGCATCCGGCGCAGGACGGCGAGCCCGGCGTCCAGGCCCGAGGCGCGGCAGTGCGCGGCGAGGAGGGTGTTGTAGGTGACGACGTCGGGGGGCATGCCGAGGCGGATGGCGTCCACGAGGACGGACTCCGCGCGGGCGAGGCTCCCGCCGCGGCAGAGCGCCGCGAGGCAGACGTTCATCAGCCTCGTCGACAGCTGCGTCCGCGCCCGGACCATTGctccccctccgcctcctcctcctcgccgcgagACTTTCTTCCGGTTCCGGGCTCGCTTCGACTCCCATACAGCTCGCTCGCTGCCCAGACCCACTTTTGGGGAGAGAGCTCCGAGCAAGGCCGGCGCCGTGCTATGGGGAGAGAGCTCGGCTGCACGAAGCGGCGagaggttggcggcggcggcgccactggGTGGTCGAGGACTGGGGatcgggaggaggaggtggaaatTCAGAAATTAGCAGACCGCGCCGCGAGTGGGGGCAAACTAGAGGCCACGTGGTCATTAGAAAGTCAAGCAGGTGGCACCGACAGGTAGGGTTCGCCAGACCCACCTGTCAGTGAATAATAGGCTAGTTTTGAAATTAGTTCAGCACCAAAATGATTAAAAAGAAACTTTCGAAAATATTGTATATAGTGTATATAAGATTCACGGAAAAGTATATATTGTATATATAAGATTCACGAAAAAATGGGTACGGGAAAGGTCATTACCAATGGTCATTCACAAGGTAAAGAGCTTTGAGCTATGTTACAAAAAGAATAAGAGATCGTTCGTACTCGTACTACAACATCTGTGAATACAATGAACAAATGGGGAAATCAGCAGGATCACACACACTACACAAAAATCAAAATATCAGTtccaacaaaaaaacaaaatgtGGTTGGGAGAAAACAGATTACAAAATTATACAGGCGGAGCGCAATCCAGGCCTCACTGCGCTTTCAGGGCTTTCTCCTTGCAGAGCTGGTGCCACTCCTGGAGCACGGCCGCCTGGAGCGCGCGGTGCTCGGCTTCCTCCGCCGTGACCTTGGAGAGCGTCGAGGGGCCCTTCGGGTTACCAAACCCGTCCAACTCCTCGCgctccttcttctcctcttcctcttcttgctcGGTTTTCGCGGGCGGCACCTTAGGTTTGGCCGCCTTGAGCAGGGCTATCCTCTCCATCGATATCTTCAGGCGCTCAGCGGCTGAGCTCTTCACCTCGTCTTCAGGCATGTACTCAACAGCACCGTCTGTGATGTCGTCCAGCCAGCCCTGGAGGTCCGATTCAATCTCTCTTGTGATCGATTCATCAGATGCGCGCACCACAAACTTGCATATCATAGTGGTTGTCTCATCACCCAGATCAACGTTTCGGCTGACCTCACTTGCGCCGAAGATCATCATGCCCACAAACCCACCAAACCAAGTCTTTGCGGCATAACACAGCTGTAGAAGATCCATGAGTTACATAACCTAAAGTAAACAGCAATTCTGCACAGGATAGAATCAAGACTGGCGTGACACCATTTAAGTGATACGGAGAATCAGATGCTTACCTGGAAACCAGCAACCGTTCGGATGAAATGAGAACAGACTTGATGGAAGGGCTTAGAATAAATTGACTTCAACCCACTGAGGAAAGGAGAGCTGTCATACTGCTGAGCAGCAGTGGCCTTGAAACCACTACCTTCATATGTATACGTGCCAGTGCACTCAACCATGGCTGGCAAGCTTGGCCATAAACGAAAATACTCAACTGGGGAGCATTCATATGGCAAGAGAAGTTCAGCAAGGGGGATCTTGTAAGGCTGACACCGCAGAACAACTGGTTCCCCAAGCTCTGGCCGGAGTGAGCGCTTCTGCCTTGTCATTTGTGAGTCCTCTTCTGCAtaatctccttcatagtctgcagATCCTCCACTTCCGTAGAATGGGTAATACAGGACTTGAACCCAGAGAGAGCACCTCTCAAAATGTGAAACTCCAACAGTGACACTACTTTGGACTGGATCCTGTAAAATTGTTATAAATTAGACACGGACATGAAATTTGGTTGATCTGT contains:
- the LOC124699406 gene encoding LOW QUALITY PROTEIN: putative pentatricopeptide repeat-containing protein At4g17915 (The sequence of the model RefSeq protein was modified relative to this genomic sequence to represent the inferred CDS: deleted 1 base in 1 codon); the protein is MVRARTQLSTRLMNVCLAALCRGGSLARAESVLVDAIRLGMPPDVVTYNTLLAAHCRASGLDAGLAVLRRMREAGVGADAVTYNSLIAGAARGGLTVRALDLFDEMLQAGIAPDAWGYNALMHCLFRSGHPEDAYRVFADMAEKGVAPCATTYNTLLDGLFRSGHVSNAYRMFRYLQRAGLPVGIVTYNTMINGLCRSGRVGYARMVLRELGRTAYAPNAVTYTTVMKCCFRYGRFDQGLETFLSLLEGGYIPDLFPYCTVISALVKKGRMEEANTYSELMIRSGFRLDSACYNTLIYLRCQEGKLDDAFELLSMMEEGGLESDEYTFSILVNGLCKMGHIEAAQKQLCYMEMRDMESNVVAYNCLVDALCKSDQVDAAIKLLHDMKLRDDFTYTALVHGLCKVGRYHMASKFLRICLREGNSVLASAKRAVIAGLRSAGFKNDVRKVRSALRMARLLKP